In the Thermomicrobiales bacterium genome, CTTCCTGACGCACCATGTGACGCCGAATCCACCCGCCTCATCCGCGCCAAGCGCCGCCAGATCGAGCTGCTGAACGAGCAGAAGCAGGCGATCATCCACCAGGCGGTGACGCGCGGCCTCGACCCGGCACGTGCCGCTCAAGCCGTCGGGCATCGACTGGCTCGGCGACGTGCCGGCGCATTGGTACACGCATACACCTCGGCAAGATGCGTCGACGTCGAAGCGAATTACCGGTCGCTCATCTTGTCCCGTACTAACGGAACGCCCGATAGTCCAGTGGGACCGCGTGAACACCGTCGGATCATGCCGATGATGGACATCGAGCCGCGTGAGTACGACCGATATACGACTCCAAGACGGTGATCTGCTCGTGGTGTGAAGGTGGGGAAGTCAGCCGCTCATGCGTTCTGGAATGGGTCGTTGCCCGTCTGTGGCTCTCAGCAAGGCGTTACATCGCTGTGATGCGCCCAGCAACACACTGCAGCGCGACGTAGGCGCGATCTCCTGTATCACTTGAGTCCGGATGATAGCGATAGCGTGGAGTGTTCTCTCGGTACGGAAGTGAAAACACCGATCTTGCAGACACCTGACCGATATGAGAAGCTCCGACGGTACCGGATGGTTTGTCCTCCGGTACAAAGAGCAGATGCGACATCGCTGAGTACCTGGATACCGAAACCGAAACGCATCGACTGATGCAGTCGATCGCCGTATCGAACGAGAGATCGACCTCATCCGCGAGTACCGCACGCGGTTGATCGCCGATGTCGTGACTGGCAAGCTGGACGTACGCGGGATTGAACTGTCGGAGGGCGACGCGGCGTGGGACGAGGACGACGAGCTCGACGAACCCGATGACGGCGACGAGACGCTGGACGACGCGGAGGGCGAAGGGGGGTTCGAATGAGCGAGCTGGGACGCATCACGGTCGCGCCGGGGCAGGCCGGCGGGAGGCCCTGCATCCGCGGGACGCGCGTGCGAGTGAAGGATGTCCTGGAGCTGCTGGCGGCCGGGGCGAGCCGTGAGGAGATCATCGAGGACTACCCGTACCTGGAGCCGGGCGACATCACGGCCGCGCTCGAATTCGCCGCCCAACAGGCCGACCACCCGGTCCTGCGCGTCGCCTGATGCGCTTTCTGGTCGACGCGCAGCTCCCGCCGGCCCTGGCGCGGTGGCTGGCGGAACGTGGCCATGACGGCGAGCACGTCGCGGACGTCGGGCTGCTCTTGGCGACCGACCAGGAGATCTGGGACTACGCGCGCAGCGTCGGAGCGGCCGTGGTGACGAAGGACGAGGATTTCGCCCTCCGTCGGGGGCTGGCGTCGGATGGTCCGGCCGTCGTCTGGGTCCGGCGCGGCAACACGACGCGACGCGAGCTGCTGGCGTGGTTCGAGCCGCTGTTGCCGGCCATCCTGGCGGCGCTCGCCGACGGAGAAGCACTGATCGAGATTGTCTGAGGACGACGATGCCGACCGACACCACCGAGCACGGGCTTGAGGATCTGATTGTCGCGACGATGACTGGCCACCGAACGACCGCGGAATCGGGCGGGCTGAACGACGAACGGCCGGCCTA is a window encoding:
- a CDS encoding DUF433 domain-containing protein, with the protein product MSELGRITVAPGQAGGRPCIRGTRVRVKDVLELLAAGASREEIIEDYPYLEPGDITAALEFAAQQADHPVLRVA
- a CDS encoding DUF5615 family PIN-like protein; protein product: MRFLVDAQLPPALARWLAERGHDGEHVADVGLLLATDQEIWDYARSVGAAVVTKDEDFALRRGLASDGPAVVWVRRGNTTRRELLAWFEPLLPAILAALADGEALIEIV